From a region of the Cenarchaeum symbiont of Oopsacas minuta genome:
- a CDS encoding Sulfate adenylyltransferase, with the protein MGQIPKPHGGTMVDRHASKNTSGMEEICISASIQSDVENIADGVFSPLEGFLGREDFESVVSFGRLANGTTWTIPIVLDLNSDDAKKAKNAGSILLRGPDATAILYVDETFSYDKTKMSNGIFGTCDEKHPGVARVNSMKDTLVSGKIHLVEKPKETPIRRYRMTPIMTRKAFKDAGWNTIAAFQTRNPPHVAHEMLQKTAAITRDGVFVNPLVGKKKSGDFTDEVIIKTYEVMIENYYPKNKCILATLHTEMRYAGPKEAIHHAIMRQNYGCTHIIIGRDHAGVGNYYDPFAAHKIFSDYKDLQIEPIFFPPFFYCKKCLTFTSPNACPHDTDAREQISGTRLREMLQNGQSPSEFILRPEVSKVIMSHEKPFIE; encoded by the coding sequence GTGGGTCAAATTCCAAAACCACATGGTGGCACTATGGTGGATAGACATGCCTCAAAGAATACTAGTGGAATGGAGGAGATTTGTATATCTGCATCAATTCAAAGCGACGTTGAAAATATTGCAGATGGAGTATTTAGCCCACTTGAAGGATTCCTAGGAAGAGAAGATTTTGAATCTGTCGTATCTTTTGGTAGGCTAGCAAACGGGACTACGTGGACAATTCCAATTGTATTAGACTTGAATTCGGATGATGCCAAAAAAGCAAAAAATGCCGGCTCTATACTATTACGTGGTCCAGATGCTACGGCCATACTATACGTTGATGAAACATTCTCATACGATAAAACAAAAATGTCAAACGGCATATTTGGAACATGCGATGAAAAACATCCAGGTGTTGCAAGAGTAAACTCTATGAAAGATACTCTAGTATCTGGTAAAATACATCTAGTAGAAAAACCAAAAGAGACGCCAATCCGTAGATATCGTATGACGCCAATTATGACGCGCAAAGCATTCAAAGATGCTGGGTGGAACACCATTGCGGCATTTCAAACTAGAAACCCACCTCATGTAGCACATGAGATGCTTCAAAAAACAGCAGCTATTACGCGCGATGGAGTATTTGTAAACCCGTTGGTTGGAAAGAAAAAATCTGGAGACTTTACCGACGAGGTAATCATCAAAACCTACGAGGTTATGATCGAAAACTATTATCCAAAGAATAAATGTATACTTGCTACATTACACACAGAGATGAGATATGCCGGACCCAAAGAGGCGATACACCATGCTATCATGCGACAAAACTATGGATGCACTCACATAATCATAGGACGAGATCACGCAGGTGTGGGTAATTATTATGATCCGTTTGCGGCTCATAAAATATTTTCTGATTATAAAGATCTACAGATAGAGCCAATATTCTTCCCGCCGTTCTTTTACTGTAAAAAATGCCTCACGTTTACTTCGCCAAACGCGTGTCCTCATGATACAGATGCAAGAGAGCAGATAAGTGGCACAAGGCTACGTGAGATGCTCCAAAATGGCCAAAGTCCTAGTGAGTTTATTCTCCGCCCCGAAGTCTCAAAAGTAATAATGAGTCATGAAAAGCCGTTTATAGAATAG
- a CDS encoding Phosphoadenosine phosphosulfate reductase: MYASLYLPLIIYGQRNHDHYYKRFYPVYGMKQFTQTKVDELNAEISTAQEALIWASENMHPAIAKASSFGAEDSALIYMMTKVNPEFRFFTLDTGRLPKETHTVMDKLRKKYSMHLEVLCPDTLQVEEMVNTKGQNLFYESVEDRLLCCKVRKVNPTKRILGTLDGWITGMRKEHSKNRSSAQMFEIDEQNGGILKINPIIDWTWEQIMAYIKEHQIPYNALLDQNYPSIGCAPCTRAIKPGEDSRAGRWWWENSGHKECGLHMDYSKEGGN; the protein is encoded by the coding sequence ATGTATGCTAGTCTGTATCTCCCGCTTATAATTTACGGTCAAAGAAACCATGATCATTATTATAAGCGATTTTACCCAGTATACGGCATGAAACAATTTACGCAGACCAAGGTAGATGAGCTGAACGCAGAGATTAGCACTGCACAAGAGGCGTTGATTTGGGCATCTGAAAATATGCATCCAGCAATAGCAAAGGCATCAAGCTTTGGAGCAGAAGACTCTGCACTCATCTACATGATGACAAAGGTCAATCCAGAATTTCGGTTCTTTACACTAGATACAGGCCGTCTTCCAAAAGAGACACATACGGTAATGGACAAACTGCGAAAAAAATACTCTATGCATCTAGAGGTATTATGTCCAGATACTCTACAGGTAGAAGAGATGGTCAACACAAAGGGCCAAAATTTATTTTACGAGAGTGTAGAAGATCGTCTCTTATGCTGCAAGGTACGCAAGGTAAACCCAACAAAACGCATATTGGGAACACTTGATGGCTGGATAACAGGAATGCGCAAAGAACACTCCAAGAACAGAAGCTCTGCCCAAATGTTCGAGATAGATGAGCAAAATGGGGGCATTTTAAAGATAAACCCTATAATTGACTGGACTTGGGAACAGATTATGGCATATATCAAAGAACATCAGATACCATACAATGCGTTACTAGATCAAAATTATCCGAGCATAGGATGTGCTCCATGCACTAGAGCCATAAAACCTGGTGAAGATTCGCGTGCTGGTAGATGGTGGTGGGAGAATAGTGGACACAAAGAGTGTGGTCTACATATGGACTATTCCAAAGAGGGCGGTAACTAG
- a CDS encoding Thiamine biosynthesis protein — MDSFVVVFPSTFARNMVGLLVSNIKKILDIKKLPYDKIWRDGQIIVIDARDPVFASSAIGLLYGIERIAIARRVGSGFEEVVKEMAKVCSSLILRGDRFFIKVGGTPYGTTAGDLELAATSTVIKTASASGALPGTIGDHSRFLYTHLTKNNAYVCIFLDNGLGGLPQGVHKGQVLCCIYDELSAIACLETFKHGFDTKIIVCHKGGANLRKLVKMLDRILSRVVSSECILEFYRLKNVTLSEMPYVSLTVARAVAKKSHTARICIPSSPVVYPARQMDIWIQDAVKDGLVPYTPLGGLEKELYVNAKEAGLGEFSPPLLRQKMHSNEKAITRKAKDALAKSEKIVLKIGVNCMHEMLDSLECK; from the coding sequence ATGGACTCGTTTGTGGTGGTATTTCCCTCTACATTTGCACGCAACATGGTAGGATTGCTTGTATCAAACATTAAAAAAATCCTAGACATAAAAAAACTCCCATATGATAAGATTTGGCGCGACGGACAGATCATAGTGATAGATGCTAGAGACCCCGTCTTTGCATCATCTGCAATCGGACTCTTGTATGGCATAGAGAGAATCGCCATTGCAAGAAGGGTTGGTAGCGGATTTGAAGAGGTAGTAAAAGAGATGGCAAAAGTATGCTCTAGTCTCATACTAAGAGGAGATCGATTCTTTATCAAAGTTGGTGGTACGCCATATGGTACAACCGCTGGAGATTTAGAGCTTGCCGCAACCTCTACAGTGATAAAGACAGCATCTGCATCTGGTGCACTACCTGGTACAATAGGGGATCATAGTAGATTTTTGTATACACATTTGACAAAAAATAATGCATATGTGTGCATATTTTTGGACAATGGGCTTGGAGGATTACCTCAGGGAGTACATAAAGGTCAAGTGTTGTGTTGCATATACGATGAATTGTCTGCCATTGCATGCCTTGAAACTTTCAAGCATGGATTTGATACAAAGATAATCGTGTGTCATAAAGGTGGAGCAAATCTACGCAAGCTTGTAAAGATGTTAGATCGGATACTCTCTCGAGTTGTCTCATCTGAATGTATCTTGGAATTTTACAGGTTGAAGAATGTTACACTATCTGAAATGCCGTACGTATCTTTAACGGTAGCAAGGGCAGTTGCAAAAAAATCTCATACTGCTCGTATCTGCATTCCATCCTCTCCTGTAGTATATCCAGCTAGACAGATGGATATATGGATACAAGATGCAGTTAAAGATGGACTTGTACCGTATACACCACTTGGCGGTCTAGAAAAAGAACTGTATGTAAATGCCAAAGAGGCAGGTCTTGGAGAATTCTCTCCGCCGCTTTTGAGACAAAAAATGCATTCAAACGAAAAGGCGATAACGCGCAAAGCAAAAGATGCACTTGCAAAAAGTGAAAAGATTGTCTTAAAAATAGGCGTAAACTGTATGCACGAGATGCTTGACTCACTAGAGTGCAAATAG
- a CDS encoding Glycosyl transferase yields the protein MIKIGNFVYPWGNGHYSRMMRLHDHMIAAIADAQMHYISKPPIYEKIQKRFAKNPERIHKVSVPTPIDGKFGPSLKLSMLNITMPTAGNPPLIKQIADYLREERAIYNKEKFDLVINDGDMGSNVLAEKRNIPSLFVTNQFRPKLWKSRAYLYPGLFYISKQIAKASKILVADSAPPYTICDYNLNFPNEIMDKVLYVGHFAPKDTKHAREESDLERLIRDVDYGYWMRTGNKVTNEGTGERYNKIFARSEMSKERRIISYAQDNPLIDSVLGYDGKKYSISDAYEKRIDWLQIDVGFLSEPQKETVLHGCKYAVVNGSHTVMGEIIGGKAKPIIGIPIYDEHENNIRWAQEKNLGVLAKNTKETVLAVAKIHNDYSSFSDALEEFSRNFDGNGASRTAKEATVILENKR from the coding sequence ATGATAAAGATAGGCAATTTTGTATATCCATGGGGAAATGGTCACTATTCACGTATGATGAGGCTGCACGATCACATGATCGCAGCCATTGCAGATGCACAGATGCACTATATCAGCAAGCCGCCAATCTATGAAAAGATACAAAAACGATTTGCCAAGAATCCAGAGAGAATTCACAAGGTCAGCGTGCCAACACCCATCGATGGTAAGTTTGGTCCAAGCCTAAAGCTCTCGATGTTAAACATAACGATGCCCACAGCAGGAAATCCTCCACTCATAAAACAGATTGCAGATTATTTACGTGAAGAGAGAGCGATATACAACAAGGAAAAATTTGATTTGGTCATAAACGATGGCGACATGGGATCAAACGTATTGGCAGAAAAACGCAACATACCAAGTCTCTTTGTGACAAATCAATTTCGACCAAAGCTATGGAAGAGTAGAGCGTATCTTTACCCAGGATTGTTTTATATCTCAAAACAGATTGCAAAAGCTTCAAAGATTCTTGTGGCCGATTCTGCTCCACCGTATACAATATGTGACTACAACTTGAATTTTCCCAACGAGATAATGGACAAGGTGTTGTATGTTGGACATTTTGCGCCAAAAGATACAAAACATGCTAGAGAAGAATCCGATCTAGAACGTCTCATAAGAGATGTTGATTATGGGTATTGGATGCGTACTGGCAACAAAGTGACAAACGAGGGAACAGGTGAAAGGTATAACAAAATATTTGCTAGATCCGAGATGTCAAAAGAGCGCCGCATCATATCGTACGCACAAGATAACCCTTTGATTGATTCGGTACTAGGTTATGATGGGAAAAAATATTCCATATCCGATGCATATGAAAAAAGGATCGATTGGTTACAAATTGATGTAGGGTTTTTGTCAGAACCGCAAAAAGAGACCGTGCTGCATGGCTGCAAATATGCAGTGGTCAACGGATCACATACAGTGATGGGCGAGATAATTGGCGGCAAGGCAAAACCGATAATTGGTATACCCATATACGATGAACATGAGAACAATATACGGTGGGCACAAGAGAAGAATCTTGGCGTGTTGGCAAAGAACACAAAGGAGACAGTTTTAGCAGTGGCTAAAATCCACAACGATTATTCTTCATTTAGTGATGCTTTGGAAGAGTTTTCACGCAATTTTGATGGCAATGGTGCATCGAGAACTGCCAAAGAAGCTACAGTAATACTAGAAAATAAAAGATAA
- a CDS encoding alcohol dehydrogenase, whose product MKFAKKKVLITGASEGIGLASAQRFATKGADIVLVARDMEKLIVAEQSISKMNVQTAVIKCDVADAKQVQDMAKQVQEFGGVDILINNAGFAIYDTVSDQSVEQIKSQILVNYMGMVHCTKAFLPSMLEHGYGRIINIASVGASIGVPSLAPYCASKFAILGFSESLRYELQKTGVDVTVISPIMTRTNFFTHSSFGKMGERTTVSVSAQMVAKAIEMGITSKKLEITVPKFARCAIWAKQMFPYFVMPYIGRIFNKQFERVKKER is encoded by the coding sequence TTGAAGTTTGCAAAGAAAAAAGTGCTCATAACTGGAGCATCAGAAGGAATAGGTTTAGCATCTGCACAACGATTTGCCACTAAAGGTGCTGACATTGTATTGGTTGCTAGAGATATGGAGAAACTCATAGTTGCAGAACAGAGTATATCAAAGATGAATGTTCAAACGGCGGTGATCAAATGTGACGTTGCAGATGCAAAACAAGTACAAGATATGGCCAAACAAGTGCAAGAGTTTGGCGGTGTAGACATTTTGATAAATAATGCTGGATTTGCCATATATGATACAGTATCTGATCAGAGCGTGGAGCAGATAAAGTCACAGATCTTGGTAAATTATATGGGAATGGTACACTGTACAAAGGCATTTTTGCCTAGTATGCTAGAGCATGGATATGGGAGAATAATCAACATAGCCTCGGTGGGAGCGAGCATAGGCGTGCCTAGCCTTGCCCCATATTGTGCTTCAAAATTTGCGATATTGGGATTCTCTGAATCATTACGTTACGAGCTACAAAAAACAGGAGTGGACGTTACTGTAATTAGTCCAATAATGACTAGGACAAATTTTTTCACGCATAGCTCGTTTGGTAAAATGGGTGAACGTACCACAGTTTCAGTGAGTGCACAGATGGTAGCAAAGGCAATAGAGATGGGAATAACTTCAAAAAAATTAGAGATAACTGTACCAAAATTTGCACGCTGTGCCATTTGGGCAAAACAAATGTTTCCATACTTTGTAATGCCATATATCGGGAGAATATTTAACAAGCAATTTGAACGTGTAAAAAAAGAACGCTAG
- a CDS encoding SMF family protein, with protein sequence MIDKINYASIQIDDLLGRALNDVEEKFAPKMIFYKGTMRIPVPYPRVSIIGSRKASERGLLKAEEISKILIENKIIIVSGLAKGIDTVGHKTAIKYDGKTIAVIGTPLNKVYPKENSELQKEIMKNHLVISQYPVGHSTTPKDFVLRNRTMALISDATVIVEAEESSGSLYQGWETLRIGRPLFICKDVVNDKKLKWPEKMLQYGAIKLDNSRHILEHLPTSVTIPELFQ encoded by the coding sequence TTGATTGACAAGATAAATTATGCATCAATTCAGATAGATGATTTACTTGGACGTGCATTAAATGATGTTGAAGAAAAATTTGCACCAAAGATGATTTTTTACAAAGGTACTATGAGAATTCCTGTGCCATACCCAAGAGTCTCTATTATTGGTTCTAGAAAGGCATCAGAAAGAGGACTTTTGAAAGCTGAAGAAATATCAAAAATTTTAATTGAAAATAAAATAATAATAGTCAGTGGACTTGCGAAAGGTATTGATACGGTAGGACATAAAACGGCTATAAAATATGATGGTAAAACTATTGCAGTAATTGGAACCCCATTAAACAAAGTATATCCTAAAGAAAATTCGGAATTACAGAAAGAGATTATGAAAAACCATTTAGTTATTTCACAATATCCAGTTGGTCATTCAACCACACCCAAAGATTTTGTGTTACGAAATAGGACTATGGCACTAATTTCAGATGCTACCGTTATTGTAGAAGCAGAAGAATCAAGTGGTTCATTATATCAAGGTTGGGAAACGTTAAGAATAGGCAGACCGCTGTTTATTTGTAAAGATGTGGTTAATGATAAAAAATTAAAATGGCCAGAAAAAATGTTGCAATATGGGGCAATAAAACTTGACAATTCAAGACATATTTTAGAGCATTTACCTACAAGTGTCACAATACCCGAATTGTTTCAATAA
- a CDS encoding putative membrane protein encodes MILTIIFVISVYIVFVILLNYFGISSIDANNFDANILSVWIAAIEITLAIIIYAIYRYVKKTDQEYNKKYEYERLCETLNTIHGSIGRLYQYKLHAENYIYAENEQYRIDNNIRIMESQIITAGTIFNHNQLKKIRIIRELLSKKFVDLEPIEVFLIEARPCASALEELIKLLNGDKIDNNQLLYGDDHHV; translated from the coding sequence TTGATTTTAACAATAATTTTTGTGATAAGTGTTTATATCGTGTTCGTAATATTGTTGAACTATTTTGGCATTTCTAGTATAGATGCGAATAATTTTGATGCCAACATATTAAGTGTGTGGATTGCAGCTATTGAAATTACCCTGGCGATCATAATATATGCCATATACAGATATGTCAAAAAAACTGATCAAGAATACAATAAAAAATATGAGTATGAAAGATTGTGTGAAACATTGAATACTATACATGGTTCAATCGGAAGACTTTATCAGTATAAACTTCATGCAGAAAATTACATATATGCTGAAAATGAACAATATCGGATCGATAATAATATTAGAATAATGGAATCTCAAATCATAACGGCAGGTACGATATTTAATCATAATCAATTAAAAAAAATCAGAATAATCCGCGAACTATTATCAAAAAAATTTGTAGATTTAGAACCCATCGAAGTTTTTTTAATAGAAGCTAGACCATGCGCTAGTGCATTAGAAGAATTGATAAAATTACTGAATGGGGACAAAATAGACAACAATCAATTATTATATGGTGATGATCACCATGTATGA
- a CDS encoding putative membrane protein produces the protein MEIFHTLLAVSMFSIGAYYDWKTGMISEKLWLAFGLVAAIAYVINPPSYGVAWIMGLGALVALAGRLARLYATGDFEALLTLSFILPVFNDVPIIIPVLFCSAIISLLAVLVINPILNIQRSGLKLFSDLSDSIPRKFLAFFLVHKYNLGEIHAYCGEKNSNGQRTLWFLSTRHPRHVDEIPIKAGTYVGITIPLLIPLTVSLISVLVTLAIFDPII, from the coding sequence GTGGAGATATTTCATACTCTACTTGCAGTAAGCATGTTTTCAATTGGGGCATACTATGACTGGAAAACTGGCATGATATCAGAGAAACTTTGGCTTGCATTCGGTCTAGTAGCAGCCATAGCATACGTGATAAATCCTCCTTCATATGGAGTCGCATGGATAATGGGACTTGGAGCACTTGTAGCTCTTGCAGGTAGACTAGCCAGACTATACGCTACAGGAGATTTTGAAGCATTGTTAACACTCTCGTTTATACTACCAGTCTTTAATGATGTTCCAATAATAATACCAGTGTTATTTTGTAGTGCAATTATTTCACTGCTTGCCGTTTTGGTAATAAATCCTATACTAAATATACAACGATCAGGATTAAAATTATTCTCGGATCTATCTGATTCTATTCCAAGAAAATTTCTTGCATTTTTTCTTGTGCACAAATACAATCTAGGTGAAATTCATGCATATTGTGGAGAAAAAAATTCAAACGGTCAGCGCACTCTGTGGTTTTTATCTACTAGACATCCAAGACATGTGGACGAGATACCCATCAAGGCAGGTACATACGTTGGAATCACAATTCCACTTTTAATTCCTCTTACAGTATCGCTCATATCTGTACTAGTCACATTGGCAATATTTGATCCGATCATATAA
- a CDS encoding Nucleoside kinase has product MSYVITGSPGTGKHTIGKILADNLELDITDINLLATESRLYEKTDGVIEVDTDALSKIIDNTSGVIIGHLAPYVVKQAKFVIVLRKSPYELQAVYEQRKYSKEKSLENIQAEILGIIAHDALQTFSDLIQIDVTGCRPDDIVSRIKNRSNSTVDWLQLISERDDIRRFFPERMTDLI; this is encoded by the coding sequence ATGTCATATGTGATAACAGGTAGTCCAGGAACTGGTAAACATACTATAGGCAAAATACTAGCAGATAATCTTGAACTAGACATAACGGATATCAATTTGTTGGCTACTGAGTCTAGACTGTATGAGAAAACAGATGGAGTTATAGAGGTAGATACTGATGCACTATCAAAGATAATAGACAATACCTCAGGCGTGATCATAGGTCATCTTGCCCCATATGTTGTAAAACAAGCAAAATTTGTAATTGTGTTACGCAAGAGCCCATACGAGTTGCAGGCAGTATACGAGCAGAGAAAATATTCAAAGGAAAAATCACTTGAAAATATCCAGGCAGAGATACTTGGCATCATAGCACACGATGCATTACAAACTTTTTCTGATTTAATACAGATAGATGTAACAGGTTGCAGACCAGATGATATAGTATCACGCATAAAGAATCGATCAAATTCTACAGTTGATTGGTTGCAGTTAATATCTGAGAGAGATGATATACGGAGATTTTTTCCAGAGAGAATGACTGACTTGATTTAA
- a CDS encoding tRNA-guanine transglycosylase — translation MLFEISKCDLAGRIGTLETNHGRVKTPAFVPVIHPVKQSIPASKLKQMGFDLVITNAYITMKNYGDIAVQRGIHDIIGYDGAVMTDSGGYQVLEYGKVDVTPEAMASFETGIGSDIAIPLDKPTGFGMLEKKAKEYVNHTLTVCKQTLNNAQRQGQIWAGPIQGGEHEKLVKYSAKSLVKMGYEFLALGSPVEFMEAYEYVRLAEMIVAARRSISDSSPMHLFGAGHPLTIALAVSLGCDTFDSASYMLYAKQDRYITEDRTRKIGDIEYFSCPCEICSKTTPAEIVSMEKQERVEKIALHNLYSIKSEVDRTKEAIADGRLWEHLMKKMHSHPKLYEARYTVAASQDIIAPSTPQFKKGAVFLYEPIDQYRPEVLSYHDTVRKFKTRKKILCISRDSTRKPAYLAPEQIELEKYFEDHEKIQFCRYSKHLGLLPLEISDLYPAAHYVEARTRDAVLAYPEFAKTWEKFFSNNSFDTVYYTFDEFLLYYVRRLPKGVQRRKLLLD, via the coding sequence ATGCTCTTTGAGATATCAAAATGTGATTTGGCTGGACGCATAGGTACATTGGAGACAAATCATGGTAGAGTCAAGACTCCTGCGTTTGTTCCCGTAATACATCCAGTAAAACAATCTATACCTGCATCAAAGCTAAAGCAGATGGGATTCGATCTAGTCATAACAAATGCATACATTACAATGAAAAATTATGGAGATATAGCTGTTCAACGTGGCATACATGATATAATCGGATACGATGGTGCTGTAATGACAGATTCTGGCGGATACCAAGTCTTAGAATATGGCAAAGTTGACGTAACACCTGAGGCAATGGCCTCATTTGAAACAGGGATTGGTTCGGATATTGCAATACCGTTAGACAAGCCAACTGGATTTGGTATGCTAGAGAAGAAGGCAAAAGAATACGTAAATCATACACTAACAGTCTGCAAACAGACACTAAACAATGCACAAAGACAAGGTCAGATTTGGGCAGGACCCATACAAGGAGGCGAACATGAGAAACTAGTAAAGTATTCGGCCAAAAGTCTAGTAAAGATGGGATACGAGTTTTTAGCTTTGGGTAGCCCCGTAGAATTTATGGAAGCGTATGAATATGTACGCTTGGCTGAGATGATCGTTGCAGCTAGACGCAGTATTTCAGATTCTTCTCCGATGCATCTGTTTGGAGCAGGACATCCACTTACAATAGCGTTGGCAGTATCTTTGGGTTGTGATACATTTGATTCAGCATCGTATATGTTGTATGCAAAACAAGATAGATACATTACCGAGGATAGAACGCGAAAAATTGGAGATATCGAATATTTTTCTTGTCCCTGCGAAATATGCTCAAAGACTACTCCTGCAGAAATTGTATCCATGGAAAAACAAGAGAGAGTAGAAAAAATAGCATTGCACAACCTATACTCGATAAAATCCGAAGTTGACAGGACAAAAGAGGCTATTGCAGATGGTCGCCTCTGGGAGCATTTGATGAAAAAGATGCACTCGCATCCCAAACTATACGAAGCAAGGTATACAGTGGCAGCATCACAAGATATAATCGCCCCTTCTACTCCACAGTTCAAAAAAGGTGCAGTATTCCTTTACGAGCCAATTGATCAGTATCGTCCAGAAGTACTATCATATCATGATACAGTACGCAAATTTAAGACTAGGAAAAAGATTCTCTGTATTAGTAGAGACTCTACAAGAAAACCTGCATATCTTGCACCAGAACAGATAGAGCTTGAAAAATATTTTGAGGATCATGAAAAAATACAATTCTGTAGATACAGTAAACATTTGGGACTGTTGCCACTTGAGATATCCGATCTGTATCCGGCTGCACATTATGTAGAGGCTCGTACTAGGGATGCAGTCTTGGCATATCCAGAATTTGCAAAAACGTGGGAAAAATTTTTCTCAAATAATTCCTTTGATACAGTCTATTATACATTTGATGAATTTTTGCTATATTATGTACGTAGGTTACCAAAAGGCGTGCAAAGACGCAAGCTCTTGCTAGATTGA
- a CDS encoding 4Fe-4S ferredoxin, translated as MPIAILPDIDEQRCIGCALCVEICTTLGPDVLRVKPVEGWKRGKAFVFYPERCISDGACIGVCPTKSIFWMRPMNYTAGQPVPLHKNGIFVKGWAEDAAL; from the coding sequence ATGCCAATAGCAATACTTCCCGATATCGACGAACAAAGATGCATCGGCTGTGCTTTGTGTGTAGAAATATGCACCACGCTTGGTCCTGATGTACTCCGTGTAAAGCCTGTAGAAGGCTGGAAAAGGGGCAAAGCATTTGTCTTTTATCCAGAGAGATGTATCTCTGACGGTGCATGCATAGGTGTATGTCCGACAAAGTCCATCTTTTGGATGAGACCAATGAACTATACAGCCGGACAACCTGTCCCACTACACAAAAACGGTATATTCGTCAAAGGTTGGGCAGAAGACGCAGCACTCTAA
- a CDS encoding Beta-lactamase domain protein, translated as MDVKVLGAAGQVGRSGFLADCDGTRILLDYGVLFGKRGRDPTPPQYPDHVRPRDVDSIVLTHAHLDHSGYIPSMYVSGGSPLYATAPTMELSQILLEDMIKIDKNAHPFGQTEIDNMMRHTKYLQYKDKVRRGDATIELRESGHVIGGSTVLVESNKKRLFYTGDIHVGGSRMLREADLDIGEIDLLITESTYSQKNQTPRVESESKLIEFVHEVMDRKGILFIPSFSVERSQEIACILENAGIDERVIMDGMALKVNDVMFEHPEFLRDYDAFAKAINHATEIRSHRDRIKALVGPCIVISPAGMLVGGNAVFYLQEIAFDERNGIALVSYQGEGTPGKMLLDTGKVNTRGKELHVRAKVKQFQFSGHSDRKELFDMIERIQGDPKVLTVHGDSQSCQMFAEQIKEKFGFDAHAAEPGEIVSV; from the coding sequence TTGGATGTAAAGGTTCTTGGCGCTGCAGGTCAGGTAGGCAGATCGGGTTTTCTAGCCGACTGTGATGGAACTCGTATTTTGCTAGATTATGGTGTTCTCTTTGGTAAAAGGGGTAGAGATCCCACTCCACCACAATATCCAGATCACGTCAGACCAAGGGACGTTGATTCGATCGTACTCACTCATGCACATCTTGATCATTCTGGATACATACCATCGATGTATGTTAGCGGAGGTTCGCCCCTATATGCTACAGCACCTACAATGGAATTAAGCCAAATACTTTTAGAAGATATGATAAAAATTGATAAAAACGCACATCCATTTGGACAGACCGAGATTGATAACATGATGAGACATACAAAATATCTCCAATACAAAGATAAAGTAAGACGTGGAGATGCCACAATAGAGCTACGCGAGTCTGGACATGTTATCGGTGGTAGTACAGTTTTAGTAGAGTCTAATAAGAAACGTCTGTTTTATACAGGCGACATACATGTAGGTGGATCCCGTATGTTACGTGAGGCCGACTTGGACATTGGGGAGATTGATCTTTTGATAACTGAAAGTACATACTCGCAAAAGAATCAAACTCCACGTGTAGAATCAGAATCAAAACTAATAGAATTTGTACACGAGGTAATGGATCGTAAAGGAATATTGTTTATCCCTTCGTTTTCAGTAGAACGTTCTCAAGAGATTGCATGTATACTAGAAAATGCAGGAATTGATGAACGTGTTATAATGGACGGTATGGCATTAAAAGTAAATGATGTAATGTTTGAGCATCCAGAATTTTTACGTGATTATGATGCTTTTGCAAAAGCAATAAACCATGCAACAGAAATTCGAAGTCATCGTGACCGCATAAAAGCATTGGTAGGTCCGTGCATAGTAATCTCCCCAGCTGGAATGCTAGTTGGTGGCAATGCTGTATTTTATCTGCAAGAGATAGCATTTGATGAGAGAAATGGAATTGCTCTAGTATCATATCAAGGTGAGGGTACGCCTGGCAAGATGTTACTAGATACAGGTAAAGTCAATACGCGTGGCAAAGAACTACATGTAAGAGCTAAAGTAAAACAGTTCCAGTTTTCAGGACACTCTGATCGCAAAGAACTCTTTGATATGATAGAACGCATACAAGGAGATCCAAAGGTTTTGACCGTTCACGGTGATTCTCAATCATGTCAAATGTTTGCAGAGCAGATAAAAGAAAAATTTGGTTTTGATGCTCATGCTGCCGAGCCTGGCGAAATTGTCAGCGTTTAA